In one Brassica oleracea var. oleracea cultivar TO1000 chromosome C9, BOL, whole genome shotgun sequence genomic region, the following are encoded:
- the LOC106315892 gene encoding putative lipid-transfer protein DIR1, which translates to MCKNNTKILVTALVMVVTAALMIEEATSIPICGVNTNDLKKCSPAVTGNNPPPPTPQCCKVAKAANLECLCPYFTRSGIDPAKIKALGTNCGITKNPSCLP; encoded by the exons ATGTGTAAGAACAATACCAAAATCCTCGTCACAGCTCTTGTGATGGTTGTAACCGCCGCGTTGATGATTGAAGAAGCTACGAGCATTCCCATATGTGGCGTCAACACAAACGACTTGAAGAAATGTAGTCCAGCTGTCACTGGAAACAACCCACCACCTCCCACTCCCCAATGCTGCAAGGTGGCCAAAGCCGCGAATCTTGAATGTCTCTGCCCGTACTTCACCAGGTCCGGGATTGACCCGGCAAAAATCAAGGCTCTAGGGACCAATTGTGGCATTACTAAAAATCCCTCCTGTTTGCCATG A